The following are encoded in a window of Platichthys flesus chromosome 19, fPlaFle2.1, whole genome shotgun sequence genomic DNA:
- the LOC133974951 gene encoding eukaryotic translation initiation factor 4E-binding protein 1-like, translating to MSAGGRTTTSRDIPAVRRVAIHDAANMPLDYSTTPGGTLFSTTPGGTRIIYDRKFLLQCRTSPLTRTPPKMPDIPGVTSPLKLNNSPDTKPPKPTPKSNTDQSLHTEDSAGEDDQFEMDI from the exons ATGTCAGCGGGAGGACGCACCACCACGAGCCGGGACATCCCCGCGGTCCGGCGGGTCGCGATCCACGATGCTGCCAACATGCCGCTGGACTACTCCACGACCCCCGGGGGGACACTGTTCAGCACCACGCCAGGAG gcacCAGAATCATCTACGACAGGAAGTTCCTCCTGCAGTGTCGGACGTCTCCTCTGACCCGGACGCCTCCCAAGATGCCCGACATCCCCGGCGTCACAAGTCCGCTCAAACTCAACAACTCCCCCGACACGAAGCCGCCCAAACCGACACCGAAGAGCAACACTGACCAAAGCCTGCACACAGAGGACAGCGCAG